In Cryptococcus gattii WM276 chromosome A, complete sequence, one genomic interval encodes:
- a CDS encoding t-complex protein 1, beta subunit (tcp-1-beta), putative (Similar to TIGR gene model, INSD accession AAW40957.1), producing MNVFADEATEERGENARLSSFVGAMALGDLVKSTLGPKGMNKILQSASNSNITVTNDGATILKSIHLDNPAAKILVNISKVQDDEVGDGTTSVCVLASELLREAEKLVTVQKIHPQTVAEGYRIASRAALGALEASAVDNKDDNAKFREDLFNIARTTLSSKVLAQDKDYFANLAVDAVLRLKGSTDLEHIQVIKKVGGKLTDSYLDEGFILDKTIATNSPKRIENAKILIANTSMDTDKIKIFGARVRVDGTGKLAELERAEKEKMKAKVQAIASHGITCFVNRQLIYNYPESLLAEAGIMSIEHADFEGVERLALVTGGDIASTFDAPDKVKIGRCDVIEEIMIGEDKLIKFSGVAAGEACTVVLRGATSQMVDEAERSLHDALSVLSQTVKESRVTLGGGCAEMLMSCKVEEAARTVKGKKALAVEGFARALRQMPTILADNGGYDSSDLVTKLRAAHYEGHSDAGLDMDKGEIASMRQLGITESFKLKKQVVVSASEAAEMILRVDNILRSAPRRREAH from the exons ATGAACGTATTCGCGGACGAG GCTACTGAAGAAAGGGGCGAAAACGCTCGTCTTTCATCCTTCGTTGGTGCCATGGCCTTGGGTGACTTGGTCAAATCAACTTTGGGTCCCAAGGGCATGAACAAGATCTTAC AATCCGCTTCTAACAGTAACATCACCGTCACCAACGATGGTGCTACCATCCTCAAATCGATCCATCTTGACAATCCCGCCGCCAAAATCCTTGTCAACATCTCCAAAGTTCAAGATGATGAAGTCGGAGACGGTACCACCTCTGTCTGTGTCCTTGCTTCCGAACTCTTACGTGAAGCGGAAAAGCTCGTCACTGTTCAAAAAATTCACCCTCAAACAGTCGCTGAAGGCTACCGAATTGCCAGTAGGGCGGCCCTCGGAGCGCTCGAGGCGTCTGCTGTAGACAATAAAGACGACAATGCCAAGTTCAGAGAGGACTTGTTCAACATCGCGAGGACAACGTTGAGTAGTAAGGTGCTGGCACAGGACAAAGATTACTTTGCGAATCTTGCCGTGGATGCTGTTTTGAGGTTGAAGGGATCTACAGATTTGGAACATATTCAAGTTATCAAGAAGGTCGGAGGAAAGTTGACGGACTCTTATTTGGATGAGGGATTCATCCTAGACAAGACTATTGCGACCAATTCTCCTAAGCGAATAGAAAATGCCAAAATTTTGATCGCCAACACTT CTATGGACACTGATAAGATCAAAATTTTTGGTGCGAGAGTGCGAGTAGACGGTACCGGGAAGCTTGCGGAGCTCGAGCGTGCCGAAAAG GAAAAGATGAAAGCCAAGGTCCAGGCCATTGCCTCACATGGTATTACCTGTTTCGTCAATCGACAACTTATTTACAACTACCCTGAATCGCTTCTTGCTGAGGCCGGCATCATGTCAATTGAGCACGCCGACTTTGAAGGCGTTGAAAGATTGGCACTTGTCACTGGGGGTGACATAGCCTCCACTTTTGATGCCCCAGACAAGGTCAAGATTGGTCGATGTGACGTTATCGAGGAAATTATGATTGGCGAGGACAAGCTCATCAAATTCTCTGGTGTTGCCGCCGGTGAGGCTTGTACTGTCGTTCTCCGTGGTGCCACCTCCCAAATGGTCGACGAAGCCGAACGATCTTTGCATGATGCCCTTTCCGTCCTTTCTCAAACTGTCAAGGAGAGCCGTGTCACCCTTGGTGGTGGTTGTGCTGAGATGCTCATGTCTTGCAAGGTTGAGGAGGCTGCCCGGACTGTCAAGGGCAAAAAAGCCCTTGCCGTTGAAGGTTTTGCCAGGGCTCTCAGGCAGATGCCTACCATTCTTGCCGACAACGGTGGTTATGACTCAAGTGATTTGGTGACCAAGTTAAGGGCGGCACATTACGAGGGACACTCCGATGCTGGTTTGGATATGGACAAGGGGGAGATTGCGTCTATGAGACAGTTAGGAATCACAGAGTCTTTCAAGTTGAAGAAGCAGGTTGTTGTCAGTGCGAGCGAGGCAGCAGAGATGATTTTGCG TGTGGATAACATCCTGCGCAGTGCCCCAAGACGGCGAGAGGCTCATTAA